In one Candidatus Caccoplasma merdavium genomic region, the following are encoded:
- a CDS encoding flavodoxin family protein produces MKITVITGSPRKHGNSFAMTDAFIREAETLGHTVRRFDAALMKIGGCRACQTCFKTGKACSFDDDFNLIAPAIMEADAVVFTMPTYWYSIPAQIKGVIDRLFSFVVGGKDIAGKKCGLIACCEENDVTVMDGIRMPLERSAALLKWEMAGEVLITEVLNEGDINKTDGCKQAAELAHKF; encoded by the coding sequence ATGAAGATAACAGTTATTACGGGAAGTCCACGCAAGCATGGCAACAGCTTTGCCATGACGGACGCATTTATCAGGGAAGCGGAGACACTCGGCCACACGGTGCGACGATTTGATGCCGCACTGATGAAGATAGGCGGTTGCCGTGCCTGCCAGACCTGCTTCAAGACGGGCAAGGCTTGTTCGTTCGACGACGATTTCAACCTTATCGCACCTGCCATTATGGAAGCCGATGCTGTTGTATTCACCATGCCAACCTACTGGTATTCCATCCCGGCACAGATAAAGGGTGTGATTGACCGCCTGTTTTCATTCGTGGTGGGCGGAAAGGATATCGCCGGAAAGAAATGCGGACTGATAGCCTGCTGCGAAGAAAACGACGTGACGGTAATGGACGGCATCCGTATGCCGCTGGAACGTTCTGCCGCTCTGCTGAAATGGGAGATGGCTGGCGAAGTGCTTATTACCGAAGTATTGAACGAAGGTGACATCAACAAGACGGACGGCTGCAAGCAAGCGGCTGAACTGGCGCATAAATTCTGA
- a CDS encoding flavodoxin family protein: MKVLLINGSPNQTGCTYTALHEVETTLQANGIETELLYLGKKPIAGCIACGACMNTGHCFRDDLVQEIQKRLDEFDAIVIGSPVYYSAPTGQLVSFLNRLFFATENRMAGKLGASVVSCRRGGASATFEQLNQYFTIANMPIVASQYWNSVHGFTPDDVRKDKEGLQTMRILGQNMAWLLKCIESGRKNGVRKPEYEPRMRTHFIQDKYE; encoded by the coding sequence ATGAAGGTATTGTTGATTAATGGCAGCCCGAATCAAACGGGCTGCACCTATACCGCCCTGCACGAAGTGGAAACCACCTTGCAGGCAAACGGCATTGAGACGGAATTGCTGTATTTAGGCAAGAAGCCCATAGCGGGTTGCATCGCCTGTGGAGCCTGCATGAATACAGGACATTGTTTCCGCGACGACCTCGTGCAAGAGATACAGAAACGGCTGGATGAATTTGATGCCATCGTCATCGGTTCTCCGGTTTATTACAGTGCACCAACGGGACAACTCGTTTCGTTCCTGAACCGCCTGTTCTTCGCCACGGAGAACCGCATGGCGGGCAAGCTCGGCGCATCAGTAGTATCGTGCCGCCGTGGTGGAGCCTCCGCCACCTTCGAGCAATTGAATCAATATTTCACTATTGCGAATATGCCTATCGTAGCATCGCAATACTGGAACTCGGTACACGGCTTCACACCCGACGATGTGCGCAAGGACAAGGAAGGCTTGCAGACCATGCGCATCTTGGGGCAAAATATGGCGTGGTTGCTAAAGTGCATTGAAAGCGGACGGAAGAACGGCGTTCGCAAGCCGGAATATGAACCGAGAATGCGGACGCACTTCATCCAAGACAAATATGAATAA
- a CDS encoding PD-(D/E)XK nuclease family protein, translating to MTPFLKQVAETFYATYREEIQEITFVFPNRRAGIFFKKYLAEIIDGPLFSPTVTTVTDLFTQLSALQPADHIYLLFTLYRHYAELYPQKESFDEFVPLGETLLNDFDDVDKYMADARQLFTNIHDLKEIDAHFGSPLTEEQVAYIRRFWKNFMPIGESDNKSHFVSLWSILYELYERFRNDLRDHGLGYEGMIYRAVAEQADSNIDLPFGRIVFVGLNVLNRAEETLMKALKKRGIADFYWDDKAPTLQDEYNRAAYFLRPNAKEFPSQLSLEDEQSDYAFPQVELMGIPSAVGQAKQCEIILRELMKSNAIPSPEKALNTAIVLPDEHLLLPMLYAIPREIDPINITMGYTLANTTVAGLMDILADLQKHIRPGNEEVLFYHRNVLALLSNRYLQPSGQAEINRLTDDIRKHNKIFIPQNELGVTPLLKQIFVYLNNADEVCDYLLTLLTMLQEELDDADENTDEENAEISVVALEREFIYHYYLAINRLKGIMQENGVEMNVATFFKLLKKLTAGISIPFEGEPLSGLQIMGVLETRALDFENVIILSMNEGVFPVKKVASSLIPYNLRKGFDLSTTEHQDSIYAYYFYRLIHRAKRVFLLYDTRTEDMASGEVSRYVYQLKYHYRLPINEKIVGYPIKAKKNQAIAIPKDEYVMSQLSRYLSGGDRYLSASAINTYISCPMQFYLSYVEGFQEGEDVAEGIDAGVFGSIYHEVMQQIYDRMKGQPIQAEALKTAEHDEKMLTSYIEQAFAENYFKTPQRPKALTGQNYLVGEVIRKYVKKTLATDRALTPFTYLTSERLIKQVHRLDDGREVLLKGFIDRIDMKEGKMRIVDYKTGKDKTDFKSIEELFDKEKKDRRKAIMQVFMYAMMVTDEDRPQSAIVPAIYQVQELFSPQKFDPYIKWGYSPLDDYSTIDKEFRQAFNNCLQEIFDANTPFTQTVHIGDEGPCSYCPFATICLQSTP from the coding sequence ATGACACCTTTTTTAAAGCAAGTCGCCGAAACATTCTATGCCACCTACCGCGAAGAGATTCAGGAGATAACCTTTGTCTTTCCCAATCGACGGGCCGGCATCTTTTTCAAAAAATATCTCGCCGAGATTATCGACGGGCCACTCTTCTCTCCGACCGTCACTACGGTTACCGACCTCTTTACCCAACTTTCGGCATTGCAACCGGCCGACCACATCTATCTGCTGTTCACCCTCTACCGGCACTACGCCGAACTCTATCCGCAGAAAGAGAGTTTCGACGAATTTGTCCCACTGGGCGAAACGCTTCTCAACGACTTCGACGATGTAGACAAGTATATGGCCGACGCCCGGCAACTGTTTACCAACATTCACGACCTCAAAGAGATTGATGCCCACTTCGGCAGTCCGCTCACCGAGGAGCAGGTAGCCTACATTCGCCGCTTCTGGAAAAACTTCATGCCCATAGGCGAAAGCGACAACAAGAGCCATTTTGTCTCGCTGTGGTCTATTCTATACGAGCTTTATGAGCGGTTCCGTAACGACCTGCGAGATCATGGATTGGGCTACGAAGGCATGATATACAGAGCGGTGGCCGAGCAGGCCGATAGCAACATCGACCTGCCTTTCGGACGGATTGTTTTTGTGGGGCTCAACGTCTTGAACCGAGCCGAAGAGACCCTCATGAAAGCACTTAAAAAGAGAGGAATAGCCGATTTTTATTGGGACGACAAAGCTCCCACGCTACAAGACGAATACAACCGGGCCGCCTACTTCCTAAGACCCAATGCCAAAGAGTTCCCTTCGCAATTATCGCTCGAAGACGAGCAATCGGATTATGCCTTTCCACAAGTCGAACTCATGGGCATTCCCTCGGCAGTGGGGCAAGCCAAACAATGCGAGATCATTTTGCGGGAATTGATGAAAAGCAACGCGATTCCTTCTCCCGAGAAAGCGCTGAACACGGCCATCGTCCTGCCCGACGAACACCTGCTCCTGCCCATGCTCTATGCCATACCCCGCGAAATCGACCCGATAAACATCACCATGGGTTACACGCTGGCAAACACCACCGTAGCCGGACTGATGGATATTCTCGCCGACCTGCAAAAGCATATCCGTCCCGGGAACGAGGAGGTCCTCTTCTACCACCGCAACGTGCTCGCGCTGCTCAGCAACCGATACCTGCAACCCTCGGGACAGGCCGAAATCAATCGCCTGACCGATGATATTCGCAAACACAACAAGATATTTATTCCGCAAAACGAACTGGGCGTAACACCGCTCCTGAAACAGATATTTGTCTATTTGAACAACGCCGATGAAGTCTGTGACTACCTTCTCACCTTGTTGACCATGCTTCAAGAAGAGTTGGACGATGCCGATGAGAATACCGACGAAGAGAATGCCGAAATTTCGGTTGTCGCTCTCGAACGGGAATTTATTTACCACTACTACCTGGCCATAAACCGGTTGAAAGGCATCATGCAGGAAAACGGCGTAGAAATGAATGTAGCCACATTCTTCAAGTTGCTGAAAAAGCTCACGGCCGGCATTTCCATTCCGTTCGAAGGAGAACCTCTCTCGGGGCTTCAAATCATGGGAGTCCTCGAAACCCGTGCCCTCGACTTCGAGAATGTCATTATCCTCTCGATGAACGAGGGGGTATTCCCCGTGAAGAAAGTGGCCTCATCGCTTATTCCCTACAACCTGCGCAAGGGATTCGACCTCTCGACCACCGAGCACCAGGACAGCATCTACGCATACTACTTCTACCGGCTCATACATCGGGCCAAAAGAGTTTTCCTGCTCTACGACACCCGCACCGAAGACATGGCCAGCGGCGAAGTGAGCCGGTATGTGTACCAGTTGAAATACCACTACCGTCTCCCCATCAACGAAAAAATCGTGGGGTACCCCATCAAGGCCAAGAAAAACCAAGCCATCGCCATACCCAAAGACGAGTATGTCATGTCGCAACTCAGTCGCTACCTCAGTGGCGGCGACCGTTATCTCTCGGCCAGCGCCATCAACACCTACATCAGCTGCCCCATGCAATTCTATCTGAGCTATGTTGAGGGTTTCCAAGAGGGCGAAGATGTTGCCGAAGGTATCGATGCCGGAGTGTTCGGCAGCATCTACCACGAGGTAATGCAACAAATCTACGACCGCATGAAGGGGCAACCCATACAAGCCGAAGCCCTCAAAACGGCCGAACACGACGAGAAGATGTTGACGAGCTATATCGAACAGGCTTTTGCCGAGAACTACTTCAAGACCCCGCAACGCCCCAAGGCACTCACCGGACAAAATTACCTCGTGGGCGAAGTCATACGCAAATATGTAAAAAAGACCCTTGCCACAGACCGGGCCCTTACGCCCTTTACCTACCTCACCTCCGAGCGGCTGATAAAACAGGTACACCGTCTCGATGACGGACGGGAAGTCCTATTGAAAGGATTTATCGACCGCATCGACATGAAAGAGGGGAAAATGCGTATCGTCGACTACAAAACCGGAAAAGACAAAACCGACTTCAAGAGCATCGAAGAGCTCTTTGACAAGGAAAAGAAAGACCGACGCAAAGCCATCATGCAGGTATTCATGTATGCCATGATGGTAACCGATGAAGACCGACCTCAATCGGCGATTGTCCCGGCCATCTACCAGGTACAGGAGCTATTCTCACCCCAGAAATTCGACCCTTATATAAAATGGGGCTATTCTCCGCTCGATGATTATTCCACGATAGACAAAGAATTCAGGCAAGCATTCAACAACTGCCTGCAAGAAATATTCGATGCGAACACCCCATTTACGCAAACAGTCCATATCGGTGATGAAGGACCCTGCTCCTATTGCCCGTTTGCCACGATATGCCTGCAATCGACACCCTAA
- a CDS encoding proline--tRNA ligase: protein MAKELKELTKRSENYSQWYNDLVVKADLAEQSAVRGCMVIKPYGYAIWEKMQRQLDDMFKATGHVNAYFPLLIPKSYLSREAEHVEGFAKECAVVTHYRLKNAPDGSGVVVDPAARLEEELIIRPTSETIIWSTYKNWIQSYRDLPILCNQWANVLRWEMRTRLFLRTAEFLWQEGHTAHATREEAEAEAVKMLNVYAEFAEKYMAMPVIKGVKSATERFAGALETYTIEALMQDGKALQSGTSHFLGQNFAKAFDVQFVNKDNQLEYVWATSWGVSTRLMGALIMSHSDDNGLVLPPHLAPIQVVIVPIYKSLEQLAQIDEKVSGIVKALQALGISVKYDNADNKRPGFKFADYELKGVPVRLVIGGRDLENNTVEVMRRDTLEKETRSCDNIEQYVKDLLEEIQANIYKKAYDYRTQHIIKVDTYEEFKEKIEEGGFILAHWDGTPETEARIKEETKATIRCIPLEGDTTPGVCMVTGRPSARRVLFARAY, encoded by the coding sequence ATGGCAAAAGAACTCAAAGAATTGACCAAACGCAGCGAGAACTATTCGCAATGGTACAACGATTTGGTCGTGAAAGCCGACCTTGCCGAGCAATCGGCTGTGCGCGGCTGCATGGTGATAAAACCTTATGGATATGCAATTTGGGAAAAAATGCAACGTCAGCTCGACGATATGTTCAAGGCCACCGGGCACGTCAATGCCTATTTCCCTCTGCTCATACCCAAGTCTTATTTGAGCCGTGAGGCCGAGCATGTCGAAGGCTTTGCCAAAGAGTGCGCCGTGGTAACGCACTATCGCTTGAAAAATGCGCCCGACGGCTCGGGCGTGGTGGTTGACCCCGCAGCCCGTCTCGAAGAAGAGCTCATCATTCGACCCACCTCCGAGACCATTATATGGAGTACCTATAAAAACTGGATTCAGTCATATCGTGACCTGCCTATTCTTTGCAATCAGTGGGCCAACGTGTTGCGTTGGGAAATGCGTACCCGTCTTTTCCTGCGCACGGCCGAGTTCCTTTGGCAGGAGGGGCACACGGCTCATGCCACCCGTGAGGAGGCTGAGGCCGAAGCCGTGAAAATGCTCAATGTTTATGCCGAGTTTGCCGAGAAGTATATGGCCATGCCGGTCATCAAAGGCGTAAAATCGGCCACTGAACGTTTTGCCGGTGCATTGGAAACTTATACCATCGAGGCTCTCATGCAAGACGGCAAAGCCTTGCAGTCGGGAACTTCGCATTTCTTGGGACAGAACTTTGCCAAGGCATTCGACGTGCAGTTTGTCAACAAAGACAATCAACTCGAATATGTATGGGCCACGTCGTGGGGCGTTTCGACCCGATTGATGGGTGCCCTCATCATGTCGCACTCCGACGACAACGGACTGGTGTTGCCTCCACATTTGGCTCCCATACAAGTGGTTATCGTGCCCATCTACAAGAGTCTCGAACAACTCGCGCAAATCGACGAGAAGGTCTCGGGTATCGTCAAAGCCTTGCAGGCACTGGGTATTTCGGTCAAATATGACAATGCCGACAACAAGCGACCCGGATTCAAGTTTGCCGATTATGAGTTGAAGGGCGTTCCCGTTCGATTGGTTATCGGTGGTCGTGACCTCGAAAACAACACGGTGGAAGTGATGCGCCGCGATACCTTGGAAAAAGAGACCCGCAGTTGCGACAATATCGAGCAATATGTCAAAGACCTGCTCGAAGAGATACAGGCCAATATCTATAAGAAAGCCTACGATTACCGCACTCAACACATTATCAAGGTCGATACCTACGAAGAGTTCAAAGAGAAAATCGAAGAGGGCGGTTTCATTCTTGCTCACTGGGACGGAACCCCCGAGACCGAGGCGCGTATCAAGGAAGAGACCAAGGCCACGATACGTTGTATTCCACTCGAAGGCGATACCACGCCGGGTGTTTGCATGGTGACCGGCCGTCCGTCGGCTCGTCGTGTGCTTTTCGCCCGAGCTTATTGA
- a CDS encoding OmpA family protein: MRIRPLFITGLLFVCGMLVAGSADAVKKKDLTPAPDWHAMTRGEHIAWLTLTPETKPHVREAMQKRIASLLKIFPAQVTTMRDSVVACVTVPASRLFLPNGAELSGKGKELLEKLPTLFPGDDFRFIVSAHTANAGSATYITQLSQQRADAVAALLKQRLGATSIVLPYGVGAAEPIARNNTYQGREENRRVEIWLIPSASWVEKLTAKQ; this comes from the coding sequence ATGAGAATAAGACCTCTTTTCATCACGGGGCTGCTTTTTGTTTGCGGCATGCTTGTCGCCGGCTCCGCCGATGCGGTCAAGAAAAAAGACCTGACGCCAGCCCCCGATTGGCATGCCATGACTCGCGGAGAGCATATTGCCTGGCTGACCCTCACTCCCGAAACGAAACCTCATGTGCGTGAAGCGATGCAGAAGCGGATAGCTTCTCTTCTCAAAATCTTCCCGGCACAGGTTACGACCATGCGCGACAGCGTGGTGGCATGTGTCACTGTGCCTGCTTCGCGACTGTTCCTTCCCAACGGAGCCGAACTGTCTGGCAAGGGGAAAGAACTTCTCGAAAAACTCCCGACGCTTTTCCCGGGTGACGATTTCCGTTTCATCGTATCGGCACACACGGCCAATGCCGGCAGTGCCACTTACATAACGCAACTCTCCCAGCAGCGAGCCGATGCCGTGGCGGCCCTTTTGAAACAACGGCTTGGCGCGACCTCCATCGTGCTCCCTTATGGAGTAGGGGCGGCCGAACCCATAGCTCGTAACAATACCTATCAAGGTCGGGAAGAAAACCGACGGGTGGAGATTTGGCTCATTCCGTCAGCCTCTTGGGTAGAGAAGTTGACTGCGAAACAATAG
- a CDS encoding EamA family transporter, translating to MKTSDFSWKGHVALLAANIIWGLNAPIGKEALAAVSATAVTAYRMLGACFAFWILSLFLPHEHVTRRDKVMLLFAALFGIVFNQGMFIYGLSLTSPVDASIITSMPPIITMILSAIFLREPITWKKVIGTVLGVSGALILIFGNSSSHGGVSSGNALGDLLCLLAQVSFCIYLTLFKGLISRYSPVTVSKWLFLYASICFLPFSYNEILAVDYLSLPFSIYWRLAFVVFGATFLSYLFMTTGQHLLRPTIISMYNYAQPVVATIVSVALGLSVFSFSIGVAVLLIFSGVYFVTQSKSRAQLDAELAAQSHSRNKNI from the coding sequence ATGAAGACAAGTGATTTTTCTTGGAAAGGCCATGTCGCATTATTGGCTGCCAATATTATTTGGGGACTGAATGCCCCAATAGGGAAAGAAGCTCTTGCCGCCGTATCGGCTACGGCCGTGACGGCCTATCGTATGCTGGGGGCTTGTTTCGCCTTTTGGATTCTTTCGCTTTTTCTCCCTCACGAACATGTGACGCGTCGCGATAAAGTCATGTTGCTTTTTGCCGCATTGTTTGGTATCGTGTTCAACCAAGGCATGTTCATCTATGGCTTGTCTCTCACCTCTCCGGTAGATGCCTCCATCATCACCTCCATGCCACCTATCATTACGATGATACTCTCGGCCATATTCCTGCGAGAACCCATAACTTGGAAGAAGGTCATTGGTACCGTGTTGGGCGTTTCGGGAGCTTTGATACTTATTTTTGGTAACTCTTCGTCGCATGGGGGAGTCTCTTCGGGTAATGCCTTGGGCGACTTGCTTTGCTTGTTGGCACAAGTCAGTTTCTGTATTTATCTTACCCTTTTCAAAGGGCTTATATCTCGCTATTCCCCTGTGACGGTGAGCAAGTGGCTTTTTCTTTATGCCTCGATATGTTTCCTCCCGTTTTCGTACAATGAGATATTGGCGGTCGATTACCTCTCGTTGCCTTTCTCGATTTATTGGCGACTTGCTTTTGTGGTATTCGGCGCGACGTTCCTCTCGTATCTTTTCATGACGACGGGACAGCATCTGTTGCGGCCTACCATCATCAGCATGTATAACTACGCCCAGCCAGTTGTTGCCACGATAGTCTCTGTGGCGTTGGGGTTGAGTGTATTCTCTTTCTCGATAGGAGTGGCCGTGCTGTTGATATTCTCGGGTGTCTATTTTGTAACCCAAAGTAAGTCGAGAGCCCAGCTCGATGCCGAACTCGCGGCGCAAAGTCATTCTCGGAATAAAAATATTTGA
- the clpB gene encoding ATP-dependent chaperone ClpB produces the protein MNFNNFTIKSQEAVQKAVDMATRRNQQSIEPTHLLLGVMDVGESLIGYLFQKLGVNTSLLKTALDREVDSLPKVSGGEPYLSRESNTVLQKAVDYSSKLGDQFVPLEAIIMAILQTSCTASKILKDAGVAEKELGLAIDELRKGQKVKDASAEDTYNSLSKYAINLNERARSGKLDPVIGRDDEIRRVLQILSRRTKNNPILIGEPGTGKTAIAEGLAHRIVRGDVPENLKSKQIYSLDMGALVAGAKYKGEFEERLKAVVNEVIQADGEIILFIDEIHTLVGAGKGEGAMDAANILKPALARGELRAIGATTLDEYQKYFEKDKALERRFQIVMVDEPDELSTISILRGLKERYENHHKVRIKDDAIIAAVKLSERYITDRFLPDKAIDLMDEAAAKLRLEIDSVPQELDEISRRIKQLEIEREAIKRENDEVKLSSLSKEIADLKEEETRYKAKWEAERNLHNKIQQNKIEIENLRFEADRAEREGNYEKVAEIRYGKIKAKEDEIKEIQARLKEQQGGGAMIKEEVDADDIADVVSRWTGIPVKKMLQSEKEKLLHLEEELHKRVVGQDEAIQAVADAVRRSRAGLSDPRRPIGSFIFLGTTGVVKTELAKALAEYLFDDENMMTRIDMSEYQDKFSVTRLIGSPPGYVGYEEGGQLTEAIRRKPYSVVLFDEIEKAHPDIFNILLQVLDDGRLTDNKGRLVNFKNTIIIMTSNMGSQLIRENFEHLNDTNREEITEKTKNQVLDMLKQTIRPEFLNRIDETIMFTPLNEAQIREIVSMQLHNVGKLLAANDVKLEVTPAALDFIARQGYDPEFGARPVKRVIHRYVLNQLSKDLLAQKVDKEKPIVIDADASGLIFRN, from the coding sequence ATGAACTTTAACAATTTTACCATCAAGTCGCAGGAAGCTGTGCAGAAGGCTGTCGATATGGCCACGCGCCGCAATCAGCAGTCGATCGAGCCTACACACCTCTTGTTGGGTGTCATGGATGTGGGCGAGAGTCTTATCGGTTACCTGTTCCAAAAACTGGGAGTCAATACCTCCCTGTTGAAAACTGCCCTTGACCGAGAAGTCGATTCGTTGCCCAAAGTCAGCGGAGGCGAGCCCTATCTGAGTCGCGAGAGCAATACCGTATTGCAGAAGGCGGTCGATTATTCGTCCAAATTGGGCGACCAGTTCGTGCCGCTCGAAGCCATAATCATGGCTATTTTGCAGACCTCTTGCACGGCATCGAAAATCTTGAAAGATGCCGGTGTCGCCGAGAAGGAACTGGGATTGGCCATCGACGAGTTGCGCAAGGGGCAGAAAGTGAAAGATGCCTCGGCCGAGGATACATACAACTCGTTGAGCAAATATGCCATTAACCTCAACGAGCGGGCCCGTTCGGGTAAATTGGACCCTGTCATCGGCCGTGACGATGAGATACGCCGCGTGTTGCAGATTTTGAGCCGACGCACCAAGAACAACCCTATTCTCATTGGAGAACCCGGTACCGGTAAGACGGCCATTGCCGAAGGTTTGGCTCATCGTATCGTGCGCGGTGACGTGCCCGAAAATTTGAAGTCGAAGCAAATCTATTCGCTCGATATGGGCGCGTTGGTTGCCGGCGCCAAATACAAGGGCGAGTTTGAGGAACGACTCAAAGCCGTAGTCAATGAAGTGATACAGGCCGATGGCGAGATAATTCTTTTCATCGATGAGATACACACCCTTGTGGGTGCCGGTAAAGGAGAGGGGGCCATGGACGCCGCCAATATTCTGAAACCGGCTTTGGCACGAGGAGAATTGCGGGCTATCGGTGCCACGACGCTCGATGAATACCAGAAATATTTCGAGAAAGACAAGGCATTGGAACGTCGTTTCCAGATTGTCATGGTCGACGAGCCCGATGAGTTGAGTACGATTTCTATCCTCCGTGGCTTGAAAGAACGCTATGAGAATCACCACAAGGTGCGTATCAAAGACGATGCCATCATTGCGGCCGTGAAACTCTCGGAACGTTATATTACCGACCGTTTCCTGCCCGACAAGGCCATCGACCTGATGGACGAGGCTGCTGCCAAGTTGCGTCTCGAAATCGATTCCGTCCCGCAGGAGTTGGACGAAATCTCCCGCCGTATCAAACAGCTCGAAATCGAACGCGAGGCCATCAAACGGGAAAATGACGAAGTGAAACTCTCTTCGCTTTCCAAGGAAATTGCCGACTTGAAGGAAGAAGAGACTCGTTATAAGGCCAAATGGGAGGCCGAGCGAAACTTGCACAACAAGATACAGCAGAACAAAATCGAAATCGAAAATCTCCGTTTCGAGGCCGACCGTGCCGAGCGTGAAGGCAACTATGAGAAAGTCGCCGAGATACGTTATGGTAAAATCAAGGCCAAGGAAGATGAGATAAAGGAGATTCAGGCCCGACTCAAAGAGCAGCAGGGCGGCGGAGCGATGATAAAGGAAGAGGTCGATGCCGACGATATTGCCGATGTCGTTTCACGCTGGACGGGTATCCCCGTGAAGAAGATGTTGCAGAGTGAGAAGGAAAAACTGCTGCATCTCGAAGAAGAGCTGCACAAGCGTGTCGTGGGACAGGACGAAGCCATACAGGCTGTTGCCGACGCCGTGCGCCGCAGCCGTGCGGGACTGAGCGACCCGCGTCGTCCTATCGGTTCGTTTATCTTCTTGGGAACGACCGGTGTCGTAAAAACCGAGTTGGCCAAGGCCTTGGCCGAATACCTGTTCGACGACGAGAACATGATGACCCGTATCGACATGAGCGAATACCAAGACAAGTTCAGCGTGACGCGACTCATCGGTTCGCCTCCCGGATATGTCGGATACGAAGAAGGCGGTCAACTCACCGAAGCCATTCGACGCAAGCCCTATTCGGTTGTGCTGTTCGATGAGATAGAGAAGGCCCACCCCGACATCTTCAACATCTTGCTGCAAGTGCTCGACGATGGCCGACTCACCGACAACAAGGGCCGATTGGTCAACTTCAAGAACACGATTATCATCATGACCTCCAACATGGGGTCACAGTTGATACGCGAGAACTTTGAGCACCTCAACGATACGAATCGGGAAGAGATTACCGAGAAGACCAAGAATCAAGTGCTCGATATGTTGAAACAGACCATACGTCCCGAGTTCCTCAACCGTATCGACGAGACGATCATGTTTACGCCGCTCAATGAGGCTCAGATACGCGAAATCGTTTCGATGCAGTTGCACAACGTCGGAAAACTCTTGGCTGCCAATGATGTGAAACTCGAAGTGACACCGGCGGCTCTCGACTTCATTGCCCGTCAAGGGTATGATCCCGAGTTCGGTGCGAGACCCGTGAAACGTGTCATACATCGTTATGTGCTCAACCAGTTGTCCAAAGATTTGTTGGCACAGAAAGTCGACAAGGAGAAACCCATTGTCATCGATGCCGATGCATCGGGCTTGATATTCCGTAATTAA
- the tgt gene encoding tRNA guanosine(34) transglycosylase Tgt, producing MDFILQHTDPQSNARAGLITTDHGTIETPIFMPVGTVGSVKAVHQHELRDDIKAQIILGNTYHLYLRPGLDILERAGGLHKFNGWDRPILTDSGGFQVFSLSGIRKLTEEGVQFRSHIDGSKHLFTPENVVDTQRIIGADIIMALDECTPGDADYAYARKSLSLTQRWLDRGWKHMNETEGKYGYRQAFFPIVQGCVYPELRREAARHVADLGADGNAIGGLAVGEPTEKMYEMIEVVNEILPADKPRYLMGVGTPANLLEAIERGVDMFDCVMPTRNGRNGMLFTRNGIMNMRNRKWADDFSPIEEGGASYVDEQYTRAYLRHLFIADELLALQIASIHNLAFYLWLVREARKHIIAGDFTSWKKETVVRVTQRL from the coding sequence ATGGATTTCATTCTACAACATACCGACCCGCAAAGCAATGCCCGAGCCGGCCTCATCACGACCGACCACGGAACGATAGAGACCCCGATATTCATGCCCGTAGGAACCGTAGGCAGCGTCAAAGCCGTGCATCAACACGAGTTGCGCGACGACATAAAAGCCCAAATCATACTGGGCAACACCTATCACCTCTATCTGCGGCCGGGGCTCGACATTCTCGAACGCGCCGGCGGACTGCACAAGTTCAACGGTTGGGACCGACCGATACTCACCGACAGCGGTGGGTTCCAAGTCTTCTCGCTCTCGGGCATACGCAAACTCACCGAGGAAGGCGTGCAATTCCGCTCCCACATCGACGGCTCGAAACATCTCTTTACCCCTGAAAACGTAGTCGACACCCAACGCATCATCGGCGCCGACATCATCATGGCTCTCGACGAGTGTACCCCGGGTGATGCCGACTATGCTTATGCCCGCAAATCGTTGTCGCTTACCCAACGATGGCTCGACCGGGGTTGGAAGCACATGAATGAAACCGAAGGGAAATACGGTTACCGACAAGCCTTCTTCCCCATCGTGCAAGGGTGTGTCTATCCCGAATTGCGCCGCGAAGCCGCCCGACATGTCGCCGACTTGGGTGCCGACGGGAATGCCATCGGCGGTCTGGCCGTAGGAGAGCCGACGGAGAAAATGTATGAAATGATCGAAGTCGTCAACGAAATACTGCCGGCCGACAAACCTCGCTATCTCATGGGGGTCGGGACGCCGGCCAACTTGCTCGAAGCCATCGAACGCGGAGTCGACATGTTCGACTGCGTCATGCCCACCCGTAACGGGCGCAACGGCATGCTCTTTACCCGCAACGGCATCATGAACATGCGCAACCGCAAATGGGCCGACGACTTCTCTCCCATCGAAGAAGGTGGCGCGTCGTATGTCGATGAGCAATACACCCGCGCCTACCTGCGCCACCTCTTCATCGCCGACGAACTATTGGCACTGCAAATCGCCTCGATACACAACCTGGCCTTCTATCTGTGGCTCGTGCGCGAAGCCCGCAAGCACATCATCGCCGGCGACTTCACTTCGTGGAAAAAAGAGACGGTCGTCCGCGTTACCCAACGATTATAA